In one Trichlorobacter lovleyi SZ genomic region, the following are encoded:
- a CDS encoding proton-conducting transporter transmembrane domain-containing protein, giving the protein MVFVWNIDVDPVSSLLWAIALIGLSGLPGLLLKRPGPGQILSVCITACAALWGMAGALQILGGAPATRYLLDWPLPFGPSELSVDPLSALFLLPLLLAALCCSLYGLAYLPAAVQPAVEKRVTLFSGLLLASMALVLVARDGLLLLIAWEVMALSSWLLLMTDQQNLQVQRAGTVYLLATHTGSMALYVFFALLKGETGSFAFPAAHSLALGGTVTLVMLVAALIGFGAKAGIMPLHIWLPGAHANAPSHVSALMSGIMLKVGIYGIIRAVSFFQQLPVWFGWLVLLLGAVSAITGIALASAQRDLKRLLACSSIENIGIICIGLGMALVGIQSGDRVLAILGLAGAFIHIINHALFKPLLFLGSGAIIHATGTRQIDRMGGLSRILPRTAPLFLVGSLAICGLPPLNGFVGELFLYFGAFSDGMLADLPVIGFVAPILALVGGLAVITFVKLYGAVFLGVPRDPELAHGHESPLAMLLPMGLLAGICLLAGIGAPLLLQLVAPAVIQYAGVSPLLFSQVAGAVPLQQLTLLNGLLLAVILLVWLIWRFLVQRAPLAVSSTWGCGYLAPTPRMQYTGSAFSELITGLISGLVGSRGRLSGLSGAFPASARFVSITTERILDQMIIPSLQGADWCLAWLRRMQHGHLHLYILYVFATLFVLMVWSQP; this is encoded by the coding sequence ATGGTCTTTGTCTGGAACATAGACGTTGATCCGGTCAGTAGCCTGTTGTGGGCAATTGCACTGATCGGATTGAGCGGCCTGCCCGGCCTGCTGCTGAAGCGGCCCGGACCAGGTCAGATCCTGTCGGTTTGTATCACTGCCTGTGCTGCCCTATGGGGCATGGCAGGAGCACTGCAGATTCTTGGTGGTGCCCCTGCAACCCGTTACCTGCTTGATTGGCCGCTCCCCTTTGGCCCCTCTGAACTCTCGGTTGACCCTCTTTCTGCACTCTTTCTGCTCCCCCTGTTATTAGCTGCGCTCTGCTGTTCGCTCTATGGCCTGGCCTATCTGCCTGCAGCCGTCCAGCCAGCTGTTGAAAAGCGGGTTACCCTGTTTTCCGGTCTGCTGTTGGCCTCCATGGCGCTGGTGCTGGTGGCCCGCGATGGTCTGCTGCTGCTGATTGCCTGGGAGGTGATGGCCCTTTCTTCCTGGCTGCTGCTGATGACCGATCAGCAGAATCTACAGGTGCAACGGGCCGGTACGGTCTATCTGCTGGCCACCCATACCGGCAGCATGGCGCTGTATGTATTCTTTGCGCTGCTGAAGGGGGAGACCGGTTCGTTTGCCTTTCCTGCCGCCCACAGTCTGGCCCTGGGTGGTACCGTGACCCTGGTGATGCTGGTGGCGGCCCTGATCGGATTTGGCGCCAAGGCCGGCATCATGCCGCTGCATATCTGGCTGCCCGGTGCCCATGCCAACGCCCCCAGTCATGTCTCGGCCCTGATGTCCGGCATCATGCTCAAGGTGGGGATCTACGGCATCATCAGGGCTGTTTCGTTTTTTCAGCAGCTGCCGGTCTGGTTTGGCTGGCTGGTGCTGCTGCTGGGGGCTGTTTCGGCAATTACCGGTATTGCCCTGGCATCGGCACAGCGGGATCTGAAGCGACTGCTGGCCTGCAGCAGTATTGAAAATATCGGCATCATCTGTATCGGTCTGGGGATGGCGCTGGTGGGAATCCAGTCCGGTGACCGTGTGCTGGCAATCTTGGGTCTGGCCGGAGCCTTTATCCATATCATCAACCATGCCCTGTTCAAGCCGCTGCTGTTTCTGGGCAGCGGGGCGATCATCCATGCCACCGGTACCCGCCAGATCGACCGGATGGGGGGACTTTCCCGCATCCTGCCCCGCACCGCTCCCCTGTTTCTGGTCGGCTCCCTTGCCATCTGCGGCCTGCCGCCGCTGAACGGCTTTGTTGGCGAGCTGTTTCTCTACTTTGGCGCCTTTTCAGACGGCATGCTTGCCGATCTGCCGGTAATCGGCTTTGTGGCGCCAATCCTGGCCCTGGTGGGCGGTCTGGCGGTGATAACCTTTGTCAAGCTGTACGGGGCGGTCTTTCTTGGGGTGCCCCGTGATCCGGAACTGGCCCATGGCCATGAGTCGCCGCTTGCCATGCTGCTGCCGATGGGGCTTTTGGCCGGAATCTGCCTGCTTGCGGGGATCGGAGCGCCACTGCTGCTGCAGCTGGTGGCACCGGCAGTGATCCAGTATGCAGGGGTCTCGCCACTGCTGTTCAGTCAGGTTGCCGGAGCGGTGCCGTTGCAGCAGCTGACCCTGCTGAACGGTCTGCTGCTGGCCGTGATTCTGCTGGTCTGGCTGATCTGGCGTTTTCTGGTGCAGAGGGCACCTCTGGCGGTATCCAGTACCTGGGGCTGCGGCTACCTGGCCCCGACCCCCCGAATGCAGTACACCGGCAGTGCCTTTTCTGAACTGATTACCGGTCTGATCAGTGGTCTGGTGGGATCCCGGGGGCGGCTGTCCGGTCTGAGCGGCGCGTTTCCTGCCTCAGCCCGCTTTGTCAGTATCACCACAGAGCGGATTCTGGATCAGATGATTATTCCGTCCCTGCAGGGGGCTGACTGGTGTCTGGCCTGGCTGCGCCGGATGCAGCACGGGCACCTGCATCTCTACATCCTGTATGTCTTTGCCACCCTGTTTGTCCTGATGGTCTGGAGTCAGCCATGA
- a CDS encoding PTS sugar transporter subunit IIA, whose protein sequence is MQLKASDAAQALHVDEKTVLRWIRNDKLPAEQIRGDYHINRVDLLEWATERGIKVDPAIFELDDSDDTRPLPLLSQALEAGGIHCNVAGSDVQSVLQQVVDLLNLPEELDPDFVLQVLLAREAMGTTAVGDGIAIPHVRNPLLLRLPVPRVSLCFLAQPVDFGALDGKPVQTLFTITSPTVRTHLHLLSKLAYALRDDRLRQVLKTPCQREQILATLRQIESDIGKGSP, encoded by the coding sequence ATGCAATTAAAGGCATCGGATGCGGCTCAGGCCCTGCATGTGGATGAAAAAACCGTTCTGCGCTGGATCAGAAATGACAAACTGCCGGCTGAACAGATCCGGGGTGACTATCATATCAACCGGGTTGACCTGCTGGAGTGGGCCACTGAACGGGGGATCAAGGTTGATCCGGCTATCTTTGAGCTTGATGATTCTGACGATACCCGTCCGCTGCCACTGTTAAGTCAGGCCCTTGAGGCCGGTGGCATTCACTGCAATGTGGCAGGCAGCGATGTCCAGTCTGTACTGCAGCAGGTGGTGGATCTGCTGAACCTGCCGGAAGAACTTGACCCTGATTTTGTGCTGCAGGTGCTGCTGGCCCGGGAAGCGATGGGCACTACGGCGGTGGGTGACGGCATCGCCATCCCCCATGTGCGCAACCCGCTGCTGCTGCGGCTGCCGGTGCCCAGGGTATCGCTCTGCTTTCTGGCCCAGCCGGTGGATTTTGGCGCACTGGATGGCAAGCCGGTGCAGACCCTGTTCACCATTACCAGCCCCACGGTACGCACCCACCTGCATCTGCTTTCAAAACTGGCCTATGCCCTGCGAGATGACCGGCTTCGTCAGGTATTAAAGACACCCTGTCAGCGGGAGCAGATACTTGCAACCCTGCGCCAGATTGAAAGCGACATCGGAAAGGGCAGCCCATGA
- a CDS encoding proton-conducting transporter transmembrane domain-containing protein encodes MSYGAWAVDPTLLLMGAVLLAALSGLPLLLKPLSPVPAQRLSVLLIILATIAGLVGAISSLLSGSSTSYLISLPLPFGPHILALDPLSALFVIPILLVACSCSIYSLGYWPADHHPRTIRKISIFFGLLVAALLWVLVARSVGLFLIGWEIMALTAYFVLTTNDDEAEVRTAGSLYMICTHTGTLALFGLFSLLASATGSFQLPATASLDGAAPFATAVLLLALLGFGLKAGIMPLHIWLPSAHANAPSHISAIMSGVILKIGIYGLVRTLSCFSTVPLWWGVTILTLGVISGVIGVAFAIGQHDLKRLLAYHSIENIGIIYIGIGVALIGASNGSNLLILLGMGGALLHVINHALFKALLFLGAGSIIHAIGTREIDRMGGLLRRMPWTAFFFLIGAVAICGLPPLNGFVSELLIYLGLFNGAMQGNGAAAVALAAPFLALVGGLAVACFVKVFGVVFLGTARTDQAARAHEAGSSMKLPMALLALVCITIGLLPALVAPLLDAAVTAWRPGLAVSELRLAVAAPLGWVTLLGLALLAAIALFYRISQRRSSDPTSETWGCGYLAPTSRMQYSSSSFAEMLIKLFSGILRPHSHLPEISGSFPASSRFESHLPETVLERIYLPFLVWANEKLTPLRHLQHGHLHLYILYTLLTLIALLAIPL; translated from the coding sequence ATGAGCTACGGGGCCTGGGCAGTTGATCCAACACTGTTGCTGATGGGTGCAGTGCTGCTTGCTGCCCTGTCCGGCCTGCCGTTGTTGTTGAAACCGCTCTCCCCTGTCCCTGCCCAGCGCCTGAGTGTCTTGCTGATTATCCTGGCAACCATTGCCGGGCTTGTCGGTGCCATCAGCAGCCTGCTTTCCGGCAGCAGCACCAGCTACCTCATCTCACTGCCGCTCCCCTTTGGTCCGCATATCCTGGCCCTTGATCCCCTTTCAGCCCTGTTTGTGATTCCGATTCTGCTGGTGGCCTGCAGCTGCAGCATCTACAGTCTGGGGTACTGGCCCGCTGACCACCATCCCCGCACCATCCGCAAAATCAGCATCTTCTTTGGCCTGCTGGTGGCGGCGCTGCTCTGGGTGCTGGTGGCCCGTTCCGTGGGGCTGTTCCTGATCGGCTGGGAGATCATGGCCCTGACAGCCTACTTTGTGTTGACCACCAATGACGATGAAGCAGAGGTACGCACAGCCGGCAGCCTTTACATGATCTGCACCCATACCGGCACCCTGGCACTGTTTGGCCTGTTTTCCCTGCTGGCATCGGCAACCGGCAGTTTCCAACTGCCAGCAACTGCCAGCCTTGACGGCGCAGCCCCCTTTGCCACGGCCGTGCTGCTGCTGGCCCTGCTGGGCTTCGGCCTCAAGGCCGGTATCATGCCGCTGCATATCTGGCTCCCCTCTGCCCATGCCAACGCCCCCAGCCATATCTCCGCCATCATGTCCGGGGTAATCCTTAAAATCGGCATCTACGGCCTGGTCCGCACCCTCTCCTGCTTCAGCACTGTCCCGCTCTGGTGGGGGGTTACCATCCTGACCCTGGGGGTGATCTCCGGCGTTATCGGCGTTGCCTTTGCCATCGGCCAGCATGATCTGAAACGGTTGCTGGCCTACCACAGCATTGAAAACATCGGCATCATCTACATCGGCATCGGTGTGGCCCTGATCGGCGCCTCTAACGGCTCAAACCTGTTGATCCTGCTGGGGATGGGCGGCGCACTGCTGCATGTGATCAACCACGCCCTGTTCAAGGCGTTGCTGTTTCTGGGGGCCGGATCAATCATCCATGCCATCGGCACGCGGGAAATTGACCGGATGGGGGGCCTGCTGCGCCGGATGCCCTGGACCGCCTTTTTTTTCCTGATCGGCGCGGTGGCCATCTGCGGCCTGCCCCCCTTAAACGGTTTTGTCAGTGAACTGCTGATCTATCTGGGCCTGTTCAATGGGGCCATGCAGGGCAACGGAGCTGCAGCAGTTGCCCTGGCAGCACCGTTTCTGGCACTGGTTGGCGGACTGGCAGTGGCCTGTTTTGTCAAGGTCTTCGGGGTGGTTTTTCTGGGAACTGCCCGGACTGATCAGGCTGCCCGGGCCCATGAAGCCGGCAGCAGTATGAAGCTTCCCATGGCACTGCTGGCCCTGGTCTGCATCACCATCGGCCTGCTGCCGGCCCTGGTGGCACCGCTGCTGGATGCAGCTGTTACGGCCTGGCGTCCCGGACTTGCAGTCTCAGAGCTACGGCTTGCCGTTGCTGCACCACTGGGGTGGGTTACCCTGCTGGGGCTTGCCCTGCTTGCTGCCATTGCCCTTTTTTACCGGATCAGCCAGCGCCGCAGCAGCGATCCAACCAGCGAGACCTGGGGCTGCGGCTATCTGGCACCCACCAGCCGGATGCAGTACAGTTCATCATCCTTTGCAGAGATGCTGATCAAGCTGTTTAGCGGTATCCTGCGTCCCCATAGCCACCTGCCTGAGATCAGCGGTTCATTCCCGGCATCCAGCCGCTTTGAAAGCCATCTGCCGGAGACCGTACTGGAGCGGATCTACCTGCCGTTCCTGGTCTGGGCCAATGAAAAACTGACCCCGCTGCGGCACCTGCAACATGGTCATCTGCACCTGTATATCCTCTATACCCTGCTGACATTGATTGCCCTGCTGGCCATTCCCCTGTAA
- a CDS encoding DUF3124 domain-containing protein, with translation MTPFNRSRTTLAATVFCLLLLPALCWSTEPKRSRGQTVYVPAYSHVFTGPRANPYNLAISLTVRNTDPSAGMTVTAIDYHDHNGRLIRRYAPSPLGLTPLASSYIHLEEKDTSGGFAPKFIVRWESPRPISAPVIEAVMIGATSGQGISFVSQGQVIQER, from the coding sequence ATGACGCCGTTCAACCGGTCACGAACCACCCTTGCCGCCACTGTTTTTTGCCTTTTGCTACTACCCGCGCTCTGCTGGTCCACAGAGCCCAAACGTTCACGGGGACAGACCGTCTATGTTCCGGCCTACTCCCATGTCTTTACCGGACCACGGGCCAATCCCTATAACCTGGCCATCAGTCTGACGGTCAGAAACACAGATCCTTCCGCCGGTATGACCGTGACCGCCATTGACTATCACGACCACAACGGCAGGCTGATCCGCCGCTATGCCCCCTCCCCCCTTGGCCTGACACCGCTGGCCTCCAGCTATATACATCTGGAAGAAAAAGATACCAGCGGCGGGTTTGCCCCCAAGTTCATTGTCCGCTGGGAATCCCCGCGCCCGATCAGCGCACCGGTGATTGAGGCGGTCATGATCGGCGCCACCTCAGGCCAGGGGATCTCCTTTGTCAGCCAGGGACAGGTGATTCAGGAGCGGTAA
- a CDS encoding glyceraldehyde-3-phosphate dehydrogenase — MKSKQEDHLKEWQGLEEAAEQILPLVGQLYRERNIVCTVYGRSLVHSTTIDILKAHRFARLIIDEELSALKTLPIVEAICQLDLAPARIDIGKLAVGFGNQQATTSISDYLRGELASVNTGRHTLLDEPQDIVLYGFGRIGRLLARLLVEKSGSGEKLRLRAAVVRKGSADDLLKRASLLRRDSIHGQFSGIITVDEEENAIIANGNMIRIIYADAPENVDYSAYGINNAILIDNTGKWRDREGLGRHLQAKGISKVILTAPGKGDIPNVVAGVNNELITPDEQIFSAASCTTNAIVPVLKAIHDRFTIQHGHVETCHSYTNDQNLIDNYHKGSRRGRSAPLNMVITETGAAKAVAKVIPDLAGKLTGNAIRVPTPNVSLAILNLGLGQETTVKELNSFLRDTALNSPLQNQIDYVVSPEVVSSDFVGSRHAGVVDSLATIVQGNRCVLYVWYDNEFGYSCQVVRMVQKMAGIELPSLPN, encoded by the coding sequence ATGAAAAGTAAACAGGAAGATCACCTGAAGGAATGGCAGGGGCTGGAAGAGGCAGCAGAGCAGATACTGCCTCTGGTTGGCCAGCTCTACCGCGAACGGAACATCGTCTGCACGGTCTATGGCCGTTCACTGGTACACAGCACCACCATCGACATCCTCAAGGCCCATCGCTTTGCCCGTCTGATCATTGATGAAGAACTTTCTGCACTTAAAACCCTGCCGATTGTCGAGGCGATCTGCCAGCTTGATCTGGCCCCGGCCCGGATCGATATCGGCAAGCTTGCCGTCGGTTTCGGTAATCAGCAGGCAACCACCAGTATCAGCGACTACCTCCGGGGTGAACTGGCAAGCGTCAATACCGGACGCCACACTCTGCTGGATGAGCCGCAGGATATCGTCCTGTACGGCTTTGGCCGGATCGGCCGCCTGCTGGCCCGCCTGCTGGTTGAAAAATCCGGCAGTGGCGAAAAGCTGCGCCTGCGGGCAGCAGTGGTACGCAAAGGCAGTGCCGATGATCTGCTCAAGCGGGCCAGCCTGCTGCGCCGCGACTCGATCCACGGCCAGTTCAGCGGCATCATCACCGTGGATGAGGAAGAAAACGCCATCATCGCCAACGGCAACATGATCCGGATCATCTACGCCGATGCCCCGGAAAATGTTGATTACAGCGCCTACGGCATCAACAACGCCATCCTGATCGACAACACCGGCAAATGGCGTGACCGTGAAGGACTGGGCCGCCACCTGCAGGCAAAAGGGATCAGCAAAGTAATCCTGACCGCACCGGGCAAGGGCGATATCCCCAACGTGGTGGCCGGGGTCAACAACGAACTGATCACCCCGGACGAGCAGATCTTCTCCGCTGCCAGCTGCACCACCAACGCCATTGTGCCGGTGCTGAAGGCGATCCATGACCGTTTCACCATCCAGCACGGCCATGTGGAGACCTGTCACTCCTACACCAACGACCAGAACCTGATCGACAACTACCACAAAGGTTCACGCCGTGGCCGCAGTGCCCCGCTGAACATGGTTATTACCGAGACCGGTGCAGCCAAGGCCGTTGCCAAGGTGATCCCTGACCTGGCCGGCAAGCTGACCGGCAATGCCATCCGGGTGCCGACCCCCAACGTCTCTCTGGCGATCCTGAACCTGGGACTTGGTCAGGAAACCACGGTCAAGGAACTGAACAGCTTCCTGCGGGATACCGCCCTCAACTCACCGCTGCAGAACCAGATTGATTATGTGGTGTCACCGGAAGTGGTCTCCAGCGACTTTGTCGGCTCACGCCATGCCGGTGTGGTTGATTCCCTGGCCACCATTGTCCAGGGTAACCGCTGCGTGCTGTATGTCTGGTACGATAACGAATTCGGCTACAGCTGTCAGGTGGTGCGGATGGTGCAGAAAATGGCGGGGATCGAACTGCCGTCACTCCCCAACTAA
- a CDS encoding mobile mystery protein A, whose amino-acid sequence MQARHKLIIRQQLDKTLAGLKATNTKVPVKGWIRAIREALGMSGRQLAQRLKVSQPRIPRLEQDELTGSVTIKTMQQVAEALDCAFVYALVPRTSLENTLRGQARLVAQDRIERVAHSMLLEAQSLSAEEQQKSLEATINELVREMPKELWDK is encoded by the coding sequence ATGCAAGCCAGACATAAACTAATCATACGCCAGCAACTTGATAAAACCCTTGCCGGCCTAAAAGCTACAAACACCAAGGTTCCGGTAAAGGGGTGGATACGGGCAATTCGTGAGGCACTGGGTATGTCCGGCAGGCAGCTGGCCCAACGGTTGAAGGTCTCACAGCCCCGCATTCCCCGGCTTGAGCAGGATGAACTGACCGGATCAGTCACAATAAAGACCATGCAGCAGGTGGCTGAGGCTTTGGACTGTGCCTTTGTCTATGCCCTGGTGCCCCGTACCTCTTTGGAGAACACCCTGAGAGGCCAGGCTCGACTGGTTGCACAAGATCGTATAGAGCGGGTTGCTCATAGCATGCTGCTGGAGGCGCAGTCATTATCTGCTGAAGAACAGCAGAAATCGCTTGAGGCAACCATTAATGAACTGGTTCGTGAAATGCCAAAAGAGCTGTGGGACAAGTAA